The Streptococcus downei MFe28 DNA window CAGCTCAGTTTTCTCCAAGTTTCTCTACCTGATCTTTGTCAACATTATCAACTACGACAAGCTCAATCTGAAATTGACCGTGTTGCCCTTTGTTCTAACCTTCGTCATATTTGCTCTGATTTTTTTTGTCTTGGATTTGACGGCCCTCTGGCATATCCGAAAATCCTCTCCCTTGAATCTCTTTTCCAAGCAGGAACAAGGTGAAAAAGAACCTCGGGGTAATCTGATTCTAGCCGGTTTGGGCGTTGGGGCCTTAGCTTATGCCTATTATCTAGCCGTCTCTTCCAAAGATTCTGCTGCCTTGACTGTCCTCTTTCGCTTCTTCTGGGCCGTTCTCCTGGTCATAGCAGGAACGTATCTTTTCTACATCAGCTTTATGACCTGGTATCTCAAACATCGTCGCAAAAACAAGGCCTATTTTTACCAGCCTCAACACTTTGTTTCCACTTCGCAGATGATTTTTCGGATGAAGCAAAATGCCAGCGGTCTCGCTAGTATCACCCTTCTGGCCGTCATGGCCTTGGTGACCATCGGCACAACGGTCTCCCTCTACAGCAATACCCAGTCAGTAGCGGATAGATATTATCCAAAGGAAATTCGCATTTCTTATCATACAAAAGGCGATGAAGGTCCCAAGCTCTTCAAGCATGATGTTTTGGATAAATTAGGAAAGTCAGATGACGGAGTTGTTGATTATACGACTAGTGTGATTGCCACACCAATCGGTAAAGAAAAAGAAATAAATGTGGATGCTTCAAATGTCTTGAAGATGTCTGCCTCAAAAACAAGTTTTGTCTATCTCATCACTCAGGATGATTTCCGTAAGTTAGGCAATGATTTGCCTAAGTTGAAAGATAACCAAGCTGCCTTTTATGGGGATGGAGGTAAGACTCAATTAGATCAGTTAACTATATTTGGAAATAAATACCAAATCCGTAAGAATTTTAAACAAGTTCATTTACCAGAAACGGTTGTAACCTATAATGTAGGGGTGCTAGTTCTAGCAAATCAAGACCAGGTTCAATCAATTGAGGATGCCTATAAGCCCTATCTTTCTAAGATCACTACCATAGGTCAAACCTATACAGCCTATCTAGACTTATCCGATAAGGAGCTCAAGGAAATTTCTCCTGATGGCCTAACAGTCGGTCAAGGAAAACAGGTCGGGGTTATTAATACCAAGCAGGCCTACTTGTCAGATGGTTACAAACTCTTCGGTGGCCTCCTCTTTACCGGTTTCTTGCTGGGAATTTCCTTCCTCCTAGGTGTCGCCTTGATTGTTTACTACAAGCAATACTCCGAAGGACACGAGGACAAGAAGTCCTACAAGATTCTGCAGGAGGTTGGCATGAGCTCCAAGCAGGTTAGAAAGACCATCAACTCCCAAGTCATCTTTGTCTTCTTCATGCCTCTGGCCATCGCCACCATTCACTTTCTCTTTGCTATTCCCATGCTTAAGCAGATGCTCTTGCTCTTTGGAGTGACAAGTTCAAATCTGGTTTATCTGGTCAGCGGACTGACCATTGTGGCCATCGGTTTGATTTATTTCATCATCTATCGCCTAACCAGTCGAACCTACTACCGAATTATCGAACGTTAGCTCTGCTGGAAGGCAAAATTTACAGAAAAAGGCTCTCAAATGAGGGCCTTTTTGGTAAAATAGCAGTGATGATCCGAAAAGAGCACCAACCAGAAAGAAAGGACAGTCATGGCACATCAAGGGAAAATTTTTATTGTCGAAGATGATCCAACCATCGTCAAGCTGCTTAAGGACCACCTGTCTATCGACTATCAGGTGGAAGCCAGTCAAAATTTTCGGGATGTCCGCAGAGAGGTCGAAGCCAGCCAAGCGGATTTGATCTTGATGGATATTACGCTGCCTTATTTCAATGGCTTTTATTGGACAACAGAGATTCGTAAGACCATGACCCTACCCATCATTTTTATCTCCTCCAGCGATGATGAGATGGATATGGTCATGGCTCTCAATATGGGCGGTGATGACTTTATTTCTAAACCCTTCTCCCTGCCTCTTCTGGATGCTAAGATTCAAGCCTTTCTCCGTCGGGTCCAGCTCTTTACCAGCGATGATTTTCATTTGGAAGATTTTACTCTTAGCCGAGAAGGAGTTCTCTCAAATGGTTCAGGTCAAGTCAGCCTGTCGCCAACGGAAAATAAGATTTTGATTATTCTTCTTTCCCATCAAAATCAGGTGGTTTCTAAGGAGGAACTCTTGGAAAAGCTCTGGGAAAATGAAAATTTTATTGACCAGAATACCCTCAGTGTCAATATGACTCGCTTAAGAAAGAAGGTCAGCCCACTGGGCTTTGAGCATATTCACACCGTGAGAGGAGTTGGCTATCTACTCAAATGATTAGAAAATATCTGCAAGAATACGGCGTTTGGTATCTTCTGTATGGTCTCATGATGGGGCTCTTTCTCCTGACCTTCTGGCTCTACCATTTACCTATCGTCTACTTTGTCAATAGCCTAGCCCTCAATCTCCTGATTCTCCTAGGCATGACGGTCTGGTTTTTTTTGAGATTTCGCAGAAAAATGCTTGACTTAGAAACCTATACCGCTGATTTAGGCCTAGAGGAGTCCCTTCTTCCCAGTGACCAAGCCTACCTAGCCATTATTGCTGAATTGGAGGCCAAGGAAGCAGACAGTCAGTTGCAGGCCACCAGCCAAATCAAGCAGTTGGAGGCCATGGTCAAGATGTGGTCCCACCAGATGAAGGTACCCATTTCGGCTCTATCCCTCATGGCTCAGACTGATAATTTGGACAAACAGGAGGTCAGGCAGCAGCTACTCCGCTTGCAGAATTATCTCTCAACTCTCCTGGCCTACTTCAAATTCAGTCAACACCAAGATGATTTCCGCTTTGAAGCAATCTCTGCCAGAGAGGTCATGGTCAACTTAATCAAGACCTATCGGGTCGCCTGCCTGGCCAAGGAGCTGTCCGTTGAGATTGAGGGAGACTGGCAGGTTAAGACCGATAAGAAGTGGCTGACCTTTGCCCTGTCGCAAATTTTGGACAATGCCATCAAATACTCCAAGCAATCTGGCAGCATCACGGTTTTTATGAGCGAGACAGGTCTGGCTCTTAGCGACCAAGGCCTGGGGATTCTTCCAGAAGACCTACCGAGACTGTTTGATGAAGGCTTTACGGGCTACAATGGTCATGAACACCAGAAGTCTACTGGCCTGGGTCTTTATATGACCAAACAAATCCTTGATAGTCTGGGACTTTCCATCCAAGTCACCAGCCAAGCAGGCCAAGGAACGACCGTCTGGGTGGGAAAACATTAGTAATAAGGCTGTTCATCTTATGATGGACAGTTTTTTCATGGGTTAAAAGCTAGTAAATGTAAGCGTTAACGCCCGAAAACTTGTATAATAAAACTGTATTACTAATTAGGAGGATTATCTTATGGATTTGGGACTTAAAGGAAGAACGGTTATTATTACTGGTGGTGCCAGTGGTATCGGTAAGGCTACTGCCCAAGCTTTTGTAGCATAAGGAGCTAATCTGGCTTTGGCTGATTTAAATCAGGCTGGCCTAGAGGCTATGAAGGACAGTATTAAGAACGTCAAGGTCTATGTTGAACAGGTTGATATTACCGATGCTAAGGCCTGCGAAGAGTTTGTCGCTAATGTTGCCAAGGAATTCGGTCGGATTGATGTCCTCTGCAATAATGCAGGGACCGGAATGATGGGGGACCTCCTGACCTTCCCGGAAGAGGTCTTTAGAAAGCATGCGGACCTGATGATGTATGCACCAATTCGCTTGATGAATCTCTGTATTCCTCATTTCAAGGAAAATGGTTGGGGCTCTATCGTGACCATGGCTTCAATGTTTGGTAAGCAACCAGGTGGCCTGCTCAGTTATGATGCCATCAAGGCCGCAGACATTATGATTAATAAGGATTACTCCAATTACTGTGCCCCATTCAATGTCAATGTTAATTCTGTCTGTCCTGGCCCTGTTGCCACCCCACTTTGGTACGAAAAAGGCCAACTAGGAGATCAGTTGGCAGCTGTAACAGGTAAGAGTGTTGAAGAATCCATCAAGTGGTTTGCCCAAACCAATATTCCCATGCAAAGATTTGCTGAACCGGAAGAAATCGCCAATGCAGCAGTCTATCTAGCTTCTGTACCTGGCCACTATATCACAGGTACGCCCCTCAATGTTGATGGTGGTATGGTCAAGACAACGGTTTAATAACTGTAAAAGGCAGCTGAGCTGCCTTTTTAGTGTCCCCTTTTAGAAGTAGAAGAGGTCTTCAAATTTTTTATCCAAGGCAATACAAATGACCGGCGCTAACTTGGCCGTTGGGCTATACTGGCCTGTTTCAATAGAAGATATTGTATTGCGTGAGACCCCGACCAGTTTTGCTAAAGCTCCCTGAGAGAGCTTTTCTTCTTTGCGGGCCTCCTTTAGACGGTTCTTTAAAATTAATCTTTCTTCCATACTTTACTCCAAAAATAAGAAATTTGAAATGCCAATTCCTAACAATAGAGCACAAATTATAGTTAATATTAGATACCTACCCGTTGTGCTAGTTAATCAGGCATAAGCCTTAGAATATTTCAAACTCAGCCCAAATCCATTTTGACCATTTTCCAGCATGAGTGAATAGATGAGTAAAATAGCTTCTACTCTAAACTGTAATGCCCGAAGGTTTCGACAGCGTAAATTCTCAATGCCAAACTGTTCTAAGCTCGAAAAGACGGTTTCAATCGGTTTGCGCAATCGGCTAATTTTATAGTTCTCAAACCAAGAATAGTCTGCCATATTTTTCCTGAGTTGAGAAATTAAGGTGATACCACAATTGGCCAACTCTTTCTTAACCTGCTTGTCAATATAGCCCTTGTCTCCATAAATCAGTGGAATAGAGCTGTGTTCCAGTAATTCAAAAGCCACTTGGCTATCGTAAACAGAGGCTGACGTTACTACATAATCCAAAGGAAAGCCCCTATCGCTGACTAAAACGGAGAACGTCACCCCGTAGTAGTGAATCTTCTTCGTGGCGTTGTATCCGATGTTAGCGACTTCTGATAAAAGGCTAGCTCTTAGATTTACGGATGGGATGACATAAGTCACAGGGAAAACTGTCAATCAGGCCCAATGAAGAGGTTTCACAAAGGGAGGATACCATAAAGTAGCGCATGCGTTGGATGCTTTGGGAAAGGTTTTGACAAATCCGACAAAAGCGGGAACGTTCTGGAAAGTCATTAGGAAAAAGGCTATGACGAATGGCTCGATAAATTGAGCTGGCTGTTCGGCACCCCTCTTGAATGGCCCAGAGATAACTAGCTATAATAACGACATCTGGTTGCTTCTGTGAGTGAACGTTTCGCCGATGCCTCACGCAGTAGGGAACGAACCGGTCATAAAGTGTACTCACTTTTGTTAGCAAAACTGAAAAAATATCTTGTGTTTGATGTGGATTTGCGAGACAATAGTCTTGGCTTTGCCTATCATTCCCTCATTTCGTGGTTGTTCTGAGTTTATGATAGGCAAAGTTTTTTATTTTGGCTAGTGTTAACTAGCACAACGGGTAGGAACTACTAAAATAAGGTCGGAAATACGATTAAAAAAACTATTACTGACAACCATTCCTGGCCGATAGCCAGCTTGCTCGTGTCCGACTTGAGGATTGAAGTTAACCTTAATGATTGATCCTTGTTTTAAAGTCATTACCATACCTCTTGACCGACTGATTTACCCCAATCGACTTCTTGTCCTGATATCCGGCCATCGAAGTCGGCAAATAAATCTTGGATAGTTTGCTTTTTAGAAGACCTCAAGGTCAGACCATCATCACTGACAGAAAAGTCCAGTTCTTCGCCAACCTCCCAATGAAGTTCCTCAAGCACCTTACTAGGGATTCTGACTGCGGTACTGTTTCCCCATTTTCTTAATGCTAAAGCCATAATATCCCT harbors:
- a CDS encoding ABC transporter permease, with translation MFYLKLAIRNLKNSLGQYGPFMLASLLLFSLTCSTLLILLSPMGEGMSIGAMTLVLGAIVLSIFSLIMERYSYKILLKQRSREFGLYNILGMNKRQVGWIATIELGLIFLGLMVFGIIFSSVFSKFLYLIFVNIINYDKLNLKLTVLPFVLTFVIFALIFFVLDLTALWHIRKSSPLNLFSKQEQGEKEPRGNLILAGLGVGALAYAYYLAVSSKDSAALTVLFRFFWAVLLVIAGTYLFYISFMTWYLKHRRKNKAYFYQPQHFVSTSQMIFRMKQNASGLASITLLAVMALVTIGTTVSLYSNTQSVADRYYPKEIRISYHTKGDEGPKLFKHDVLDKLGKSDDGVVDYTTSVIATPIGKEKEINVDASNVLKMSASKTSFVYLITQDDFRKLGNDLPKLKDNQAAFYGDGGKTQLDQLTIFGNKYQIRKNFKQVHLPETVVTYNVGVLVLANQDQVQSIEDAYKPYLSKITTIGQTYTAYLDLSDKELKEISPDGLTVGQGKQVGVINTKQAYLSDGYKLFGGLLFTGFLLGISFLLGVALIVYYKQYSEGHEDKKSYKILQEVGMSSKQVRKTINSQVIFVFFMPLAIATIHFLFAIPMLKQMLLLFGVTSSNLVYLVSGLTIVAIGLIYFIIYRLTSRTYYRIIER
- a CDS encoding response regulator transcription factor codes for the protein MAHQGKIFIVEDDPTIVKLLKDHLSIDYQVEASQNFRDVRREVEASQADLILMDITLPYFNGFYWTTEIRKTMTLPIIFISSSDDEMDMVMALNMGGDDFISKPFSLPLLDAKIQAFLRRVQLFTSDDFHLEDFTLSREGVLSNGSGQVSLSPTENKILIILLSHQNQVVSKEELLEKLWENENFIDQNTLSVNMTRLRKKVSPLGFEHIHTVRGVGYLLK
- a CDS encoding sensor histidine kinase; the encoded protein is MIRKYLQEYGVWYLLYGLMMGLFLLTFWLYHLPIVYFVNSLALNLLILLGMTVWFFLRFRRKMLDLETYTADLGLEESLLPSDQAYLAIIAELEAKEADSQLQATSQIKQLEAMVKMWSHQMKVPISALSLMAQTDNLDKQEVRQQLLRLQNYLSTLLAYFKFSQHQDDFRFEAISAREVMVNLIKTYRVACLAKELSVEIEGDWQVKTDKKWLTFALSQILDNAIKYSKQSGSITVFMSETGLALSDQGLGILPEDLPRLFDEGFTGYNGHEHQKSTGLGLYMTKQILDSLGLSIQVTSQAGQGTTVWVGKH
- a CDS encoding SDR family NAD(P)-dependent oxidoreductase; this encodes MALADLNQAGLEAMKDSIKNVKVYVEQVDITDAKACEEFVANVAKEFGRIDVLCNNAGTGMMGDLLTFPEEVFRKHADLMMYAPIRLMNLCIPHFKENGWGSIVTMASMFGKQPGGLLSYDAIKAADIMINKDYSNYCAPFNVNVNSVCPGPVATPLWYEKGQLGDQLAAVTGKSVEESIKWFAQTNIPMQRFAEPEEIANAAVYLASVPGHYITGTPLNVDGGMVKTTV
- a CDS encoding helix-turn-helix transcriptional regulator encodes the protein MEERLILKNRLKEARKEEKLSQGALAKLVGVSRNTISSIETGQYSPTAKLAPVICIALDKKFEDLFYF
- a CDS encoding type II toxin-antitoxin system PemK/MazF family toxin, with amino-acid sequence MTLKQGSIIKVNFNPQVGHEQAGYRPGMVVSNSFFNRISDLILVVPTRCAS
- a CDS encoding AbrB/MazE/SpoVT family DNA-binding domain-containing protein is translated as MALALRKWGNSTAVRIPSKVLEELHWEVGEELDFSVSDDGLTLRSSKKQTIQDLFADFDGRISGQEVDWGKSVGQEVW